GCGGGACCGCTTTGCGCGGGTACGGAGGAAACCGCGGGCGCGGAGGAAACCGCGGGCGCGGAAGAAACTGCCGGTGCCGAAGGTTCGGAGACCATAGTCAGCGGGACACCCGGATCGGGCACATCATGGATCATCCGATAACTGTTTGACCGGGAAACCGAACCCGCCGCGGAGCTCGCCGCGGAGCTCGCCGCTTCGCTTTCCGGGTCGTTCAGCATCTTGATGTCTTTCGTACCGCCGGTTTTGGACGGCTGCGGTTCGGAAACAACGCTTTGCGCCGCGGGCGCAGCGTCCGATGAGGAATCGGTCAGCGCGAGAATTTTCTGCATGCTGCCGGTGACCGCGGCCGCGCAGCCCAAAAACAAAACCAAAGCGAATAACGACGGGATGATGATTTTTTTCAACGGACGCTCCTCTTTTGCAAACCGGCCTCGGAGGCCTTCGGCCGGGAAAAACCGATGTGACACCGGTATCTGTTTCGTTTCTGTTGATATTCACACGGATTCGGTTTTCCGCCTGTTTCGGCAACAGGTCTCTTTCTGTCTGACGCCATCATAGCACAGCGCGCCGATGATTTCAAGGTCTTCGATATTTCCCCACGGAATATGCTGTTTTTTTGCTCAGCGGGACGCGTAATAGCGGATGGCTTTTTCGGCGAGATCCACGGTGACGCCGAACTGCTCCGCGACCTGCCAGGGCGTGACATAGCCGTTTCGCGCGAAACGGTCGAGACGGTCTTTTTCGATCAGCATCCGGACCGCGCACCGGTCGGCCACGGCCTCGGCTTTGCGGACGACCGCGCCGTCCGCGTTGAGCGGATAAAAAGAACCGGTCTCGATATGCCCGATCTCGTGCGCGAGATCGCACAGCTCGCCGGCTTCGTCTTCGAGTTTGTCCGTATTCATCGCGATGTCGCCCTGCGGCGTGGACATCGACCGGATCACCCTGAACGGGAAATACCAGATATTATACCCTCTCGCGTCCGCAAGCCGATAGATTTCCCCGAGCGTCACTCTGCTGGCCGTCCTTTCACAAATCAAGTTGAAAAAGCAGGCCCCGTTCGGAGCGGCCGGGGGCCGGACTTCAACTCTCTGCGCAACTGATGATAGCAAACGCGCAGTACCATAAACAGGTCATGACGTTTGTTTTGAAGTTTTCTTCATTCGCGGGCGATGAAAGCAAAATTTAATCATAAACAAACGGGCGATTCATAATCGCCCCTACAAAATCTTCGGGATTTGTCTTCAAAAGAATCAAAAACATAGATCAATCTGCGGTTCTGCCGGATCATAAATAAAAAATCCCGGCAAGCAAAGAAAGCGCCAAAGCGTAATAGTGATACCATTTCTTTTTCGTTTTGAAAAGCAGAAACGCGCTTACCGCAATCACAATCGCGATTAATACGCCCGCGAGGACCGGCATTTCGTACAGCGTGACGCCCGCCGCGATCAGAAAGGTTCCGACAGAACCCGTCAATACGCTGGCCTTGATCCAATCGGGGAGTTTCGAGCCGTAAATCAATACGCCGGCCGCAAGCCAGACGATGCCGTATATGACGCGCAGCGAAGAAACGAAATGAAAGGCACCGTCCTTCGACATCGCCTCAAGCGCCCGGAAAATAAGATAATACCAGACGTAAGACGACGCGAGAACGACCGGACCGCAGACGGTGACAAGCAAAACGGTTTTAATGATTTCAAACGTCTTTTTCATTTTTCATAGTTCCGGTATTTATCGATTCAACCCCGGGGCTCGTTCAGCGGGGGTGATTTTTGAGCCAATCCTCCGGATCGGCGCCCTGAATGGTGACGATGCGCACAAACGGCCATCGCTCTTTCAGGGATTTGCCGCCGAAGATTTTGGCCTCGGCCAGCTCCTCGGCGGTATCGAACTCGCAGCCGTCGGGAACGTCGCAAAAGCCCACCCAATACGGCTTTTCGTATTCGGACTGGAACCCTATGTAATGTTCGTCTTCTTTCGGGTCGTCCGAAAAGTAGAAGCAGGTCTCGTCGATCGAAACCCCGTCTTTCAGGTGGAGAAAGAAAAATTCGTAATCGAGCGTTTCCATGTTGGCGCCTCCCCGAAAACAGTTGTCATAATACGTTTATATCATCATAACACGAGATGTAATATTTGGCAAGGGGCGATCGTGTAGGGGCGATTATCAATCGCCCGCGGGGTAAAAACCCAGTAGGGGCGCTACGGACTGCGAGTCCGCACAGACTTCGGTCCGCACAGACTTCGGTCCGCACGGGCTACGGCCCGCCCGCCTTTCCCGCCGCGTGAAATGCGGAGACAATCCGAATCCGTCATTGCGAGCGTCATCGCGGCAATCAAATGCTGCGGCAATCCGGTACGTATGTCTGTGGGACAGGGACGGGGATAATCTATGCGAAATCCACGCGGCGTGTGCGGGATAAAATCACGCGTATATCCTCATGCAATGACGGAAGTAATCCGGCGATGGAGACTGGATTGCTTCGTCGCAGCGCGTGGGCAGAGCCACACGCTTTTCCTCGCAATGACGGGGTTTTTACTCCCCATTCTCCAAAATGGGCAGTTGGCCGGGGATTTTGGTTTGTTCCATATGCACCCGGTTGCGGCCTGCGCGCTTTGCGGCATAGGCGGCCTGGTCCGCCCGGTCGATGACCGTCTCATAATTTCGGACCTGTTCTTTGCCGCAGCAGACAACGCCGATGCTGACGGTGGTGTGATTGCCGTCCATATCCGCGCTCTGCACGGCGATCCGCAAACTGTCGGCAACGGACTGCAGTTCGTCTTCGCTGTAGCCGTAGGCGAAAGCCAAAAACTCCTCGCCGCCGTAGCGATAAAAATCCAGCCGGAAGTTTTGGGCGAATTTTGTCAGGATCTCCCCGAAGCGGTTCAGGCATTTATCACCGGCGGCGTGGCCGCAGCGGTCGTTGAATTCTTTGAAGTTGTCGATGTCGAGCATCATGACGCCGGACGGCTTTTCCGAGTTCTCGGTCTCGAGATACGCCAGCGCCTCAAAGAGCTTGCGGCGGTTAAAAAGGCCCGTGAGCACATCGGTCACTTTTTCGATGACGAGCAGCCGCCTTGCTTCGAAACTCTCCAAACGAACCTGTATCATCATTCTGCCGAGAAAGCATCCGAGAACCGATGCGCACAGGCAATTGAGCAAATCGATCATCGCATTTGCGGGTTTGAAATGTAACGCCAGCGCGGTATGCACCGCCAGCCAGAAGACCAAAAACAGATAGATCCGGCGGGGACGGTCGATGAAGCTGAGCGGCATGATGGCGAACCCGCCTAACAATATGGTCGCGCGCATATCGGGTGTGTGAATGACGCTGAGATAGATCCCGAACAGGAACAGGACCGAAAAAGCGGCATACAGCCCGAAAAGCGAATGCTTTTTGACGGCCGGGATTTTAAACAGCAGGAACAGGATGAAGTAAGACGCAAACGTCAGCAGGTAAGCGGGGGTGGCGTCGATCTCTTTCACGCTGAAGAGCGAAGCTGCCAGCGGCAGCAAGGACAGCGCCCATCCGACGGGCAGCAAAGTGGACAGCGTCTTTTCGTTATACTCGTCGATGGCTGAGCGGTTTTCGGGTGAGAGCCGCTGATAGATTTTTTCCTGATTCCCAAAAAAGTTTGACCGGTTTTTCATATGTTTTTACCTCTTGCGTTTTGTAAAGACGGGGTTTCGATGTTTAATGCGGCAATAGGGTTTGCATGGTGAAATCAACCTTTTGTGAACGTTGTTCGGGTCGANNNNNNNNNNNNNNNNNNNNNNNNNNNNNNNNNNNNNNNNNNNNNNNNNNNNNNNNNNNNNNNNNNNNNNNNNNNNNNNNNNNNNNNNNNNNNNNNNNNNTTCCCTACAGGGACGCATGGTATTCATCCAACTGCCAGAGAAGCGGGTTCCCGTCGATATATTCCCATATCTTTCGATATCCTTGTTCGCAGCGGATCACTTCATCATAAAATGATTTTTGCCAGACCTCGGTTTCCGGGTTGATGTCATGAATCTTTTTCGTAACACCGGATTTATATAAACCGATGATTAAGGAAAGCGTGGGGAAAGGTTTTACTTTTTCAATATCGTCAACACATCCGACGATGATAATGGCATGAATATGGTTCGGCATGATAACAAATTTATCAATTTGGATCCCGTTGAAATGAGATGGGATATCAACCAGTTCCTGCCGGGCGATTTTCCCGAAAGCGTTCAATTGATCAGCCGCCCCGAAAATACACTTTTTTGCGTGCGTACATAGAGTCACGTAATAATAGTTTTCATTTGAATAGTCGTATCCCTTCAAACGAGGAGATTTTCGGGTCGGCAGATTCATGAAAAACTCCTTTCGCGTTCTTGTAGGGATGGGTCTTGACCCTTCCGGGCGGGCGAACAGCCCGCGAAGATGCTTTGGACACCGGCATGTTTTTGGTATTAATATGGCTCGGTAAAATCAATTAACCTTTCGTGAACACGATTCGGGTCGAATCGTGTTCACTCGGAAGGGTCAAGACCCTTCCCTACAGGGACGGTGCGTGAACCGTTTCCCTACAAGGATCGTGATTTTATACAAGGGGCGAGGAGCGCCCCTACTTTTTTATTTTTTCTGCGATTTTTTGAAGCGGATGAAGTCCAGGACGTCCTGTTTCTGCTCGTCGGTCAGGGCTTTGGCTTCGGCCGAGAGCGCGATCAGAAACTCGTCTTCCTCGGTTTCGCGGTCCAGCACGTAATCGAGATCGACGTGAAAATAATCCGCGATGGCTTTCGCGGTGCGGGTGTCGGGATTCGTCCGCCCTTTTTCCCACTGGCTGACCGCGGTCTGATGCACGCCGAAAAGCGACGCGAAGGAAAATTGGGACATGCCCGCTTCGGTGCGGAGCGTTTTGATATTTTTCATCGGGTACCACCTCGGACTCTATTATAAGAGACATTCTGATAGTTTGCAAGATATGATGAAAAATATTCTTAAAAGATGATAAATGCTATTGACATATGATTTTATATGCGTTATAATAATAGCATAACTAATATACGCGGCGGCTGAAGGATTCCGCGCCGCGCACGCAGCCGGTAACGGCAGGGAGACGAAAGGAGAAAAGAGAGATGGACTTGAAAACAAGGCGAAGACAGGCGGTCCTTTTGCCGGGCGCGGCCGGCCGGCGGAAAGCGGGGAATACGAGGATCGGCCGATGAGCGGCATCAACGAGGCGTACGTCAACGCGCTGCCGGACGTGAACGGCAAACCGAAAACCACGCTCGACGCGCGTTTCTTCCGGCGGTTCGACACGGCCTTGTCCGTCAGTTTCTCGGTGAGGGTGATCAACGTCATCGGCAATGAAACGCTGCCCGATCGGATGAGCATCCGGGTGAACGAGGCGTGCAGCGTCGCGGTTCTGACCGGGGACGCGGAAAACGGGTTTGAGCTCAGGCGGATGAAAGGGGGATACCTGCGGTTTGTCGGCGCGTCGGAAGTGATTCGGTTTTTGGCCGAAAAGGGCGTCCGGATGCCGGTGAAGGCGAAGCTGGCCTACGACGGACAGCTCGGCGGATGGGTCGCGAGGCTGCCGAGAGGGAATTCGTTATAATTTGCAGGGAACGGTCTTGACCGTTCCGGGCAATCGTGTTTTGACCCGAAATACGATTGCAAAAATCCTACGGTTCGCACAGACCGCAGCCCCGGGCAATAATTACATGAATATGGCTCTGCAAAATCAATTAACTTTTTGTGGACACGATTCGGGTCAAATCGTGCCCACGCGGAGAGGGTCATCGAACACGTGTTCGCATCGGCCACGGGCCGAGGACTTTCCCTACAGGATACGGTCATCATTATAAACCACAAAAGGAGATAAATCATGAGAGAGTTATATCGGGCGATCAAAGAGCAAGCGGCGGCGGAGCGGGAGCGGGCGAGGGAGATCTACGGTGAGAAAGGCAATCCGCAAGCGGATTGCTTTCATTCCGACCACGAGAGTTACGCGGTCATTTTGGAGGAATTCGACGAGGCCGACCGGGAGCGCAGGATGTTCGCGCTCGACCTCGAGGCGTTCTGGATGCACTGCAAAAACGACCACAACGACGAACACCCCAAGGACAAACGCGAAATTTTGGCGACGCTTTCGGAGCGCGCCGTCCGCGCGGCGTGCGAATGGGTGCAGACCGCCGCGGCGGTCGATAAAGCGACGGCGACGTTATTAAACCGGATCGATGAAGAGGAATAAATCGCAGGGCGATATCACCCCTGCACTTCCGGGAAAGGAGAA
This genomic interval from Oscillospiraceae bacterium contains the following:
- a CDS encoding helix-turn-helix transcriptional regulator, with the protein product MKNIKTLRTEAGMSQFSFASLFGVHQTAVSQWEKGRTNPDTRTAKAIADYFHVDLDYVLDRETEEDEFLIALSAEAKALTDEQKQDVLDFIRFKKSQKK
- a CDS encoding GGDEF domain-containing protein, with product MKNRSNFFGNQEKIYQRLSPENRSAIDEYNEKTLSTLLPVGWALSLLPLAASLFSVKEIDATPAYLLTFASYFILFLLFKIPAVKKHSLFGLYAAFSVLFLFGIYLSVIHTPDMRATILLGGFAIMPLSFIDRPRRIYLFLVFWLAVHTALALHFKPANAMIDLLNCLCASVLGCFLGRMMIQVRLESFEARRLLVIEKVTDVLTGLFNRRKLFEALAYLETENSEKPSGVMMLDIDNFKEFNDRCGHAAGDKCLNRFGEILTKFAQNFRLDFYRYGGEEFLAFAYGYSEDELQSVADSLRIAVQSADMDGNHTTVSIGVVCCGKEQVRNYETVIDRADQAAYAAKRAGRNRVHMEQTKIPGQLPILENGE